Part of the Methanobacterium petrolearium genome is shown below.
GGTAAATCGGTTAGTGAAACAGTTAAAAGGTTCTTTAAAGTTAAATGTGAATGAAGGAACGAAATTTTGTGTTAAATTTCCGTACAATATAAATATTACATATATTCAAGGATATATTAATGAATATGACTCAAATTAATCCAATTACTCCCCTAGGGAAAAATATCTTAATTGTCGAAGATGAGTATATAACTTCATTTGAATTAGAGACTAAAATCCAAAGTTGGGGATATTCAGTTGTTGGAATTGCTACTTCCGGGTTTGAAGCCATTAAAATGTCCGAAGAACTGCATCCTGACATGATAATTATGGACATACAACTTAATGGAGTTGAAAACGGCATAGATGTGACGAAAAAAATTCAAAACAAAATAGAAATCCCTTTTATTTATCTCACAGCACATTCAAGTGATACTTTAATGGAACAGGCACAAAAAACATTCCCCTACGCATATATCACTAAACCTTTTGATGACATGGAGTTAAAGTTTGCAATAGAACTTGCATTCCATAAATTTGAATTGGAAAAAAATCTAGAATTCAATAAGATTTATGAAACAATTGATAACTTAATGACTGGAATTTTCATTGCCAATGCAGATGGCGACATACTCTTTGAAAATAGATTCATCAAAAATATTTTTAGCGATGAATCTTCCCGTAAAAAAATTGAAACTGACCGGATAATGGCACTTCAAAATGAAATAAAGAGAAAAGATCTTATGGATACACTAAAAAAACAGGGTCACATCAAAAATGAAACTTTACAAATAGTGCAAAAAGATAATACACCCATCAAAGTTAAAATGAGTGTTAAATTATATAATAATAAGATTTATGGCATTATCAACCCTTATTCTCCGGATTAAAATAGAATAATCATTTAATAAATTTACATTATCATTTAAATTTCACTGTGAAATAAGTCCCCTCATCTATTTTAACATCTATTTCACCATCAAGTTGGTTTACAAGCAAATTTACAATTGTTAATCCAAAAGAATCCGGATTTTGTAAGTTTATATTTTCAGGAATCGATTTTCCATTATCTAAAACTTCCAAAATATATGTATCATCATTTTCACGTAGATTTATAAATATAACCCCTTCATCATCTGAAAATGCATATTTTAAAGAGTTGGAAACTAATTCATTTACAATTAATCCTAAAATTAATGCTCTATCAACATCAAATGAAACATGATCAACATTTAAAAAGTACCTAACTTCACTTACAGAATATGTCTTTAAGATTTCATCCATCAATTGTCTTAAATAACGATTTAAATCGATTTTTTCAAAATCAGCATAACTATAAAGTTTTTGATGGATGATCGCCATGGCATTTGCACGATTTTGTGAATCCAACAAAGCTTCTTTAGCACTTTCATCTTCTGTGTTTATGGCCTGAAGAGATAAAAGTCCAGATAAAGTAACTAAGTTATTTTTTACTCTGTGATGAGTTTCTTTCATTAGCAATTCTTTAAGTTCCAGTAAACTTTCTTTCTTTTCTTCACTTTCTTTTTGTTTGGTTATATCTTGAGCTATATGAAAACTACCAATAATATCTCCTTCAGAATCATGGATAGGATTGGTGGAAACTAAAAGCCATAAATTTAGATCAGGAAATTTAACTTCTTCAGTGTACTCCTCATCATTTTCCATAGTTTTAATATGAGGACAAAACTCAAGAGGTTTTGAAGTTCCATGTATTATATTGTAACACTTTTCTCCAATAAGATTACCCTCTAAAAAGATTTTATTTTTCATACTTTTATTTATGCGAACAATTCTATGTTCTTCATCCAAAATCATCATAGGGACTTCAAGTGAACTGAATATAGATTCCCATAATTTCCTCGATATAAAAGGTAAATCTCCTGAATTTGATGATCTTAAATTCATTTATAACATCCTGTTCATTTTATGATTAATCAATTTTAAAGATATTCACCCCAACATTATAAAAAGGTACTCAACAGCAGATGTGTGTTTATAAATTTTTATTTTCAATTTTGTAGCATTGCCCTAAATATGACTATGAACCTAGAAATGATAATATGGTAAGTTAGAATTTAATTTTTTAAAAAGTAATATTCAATAATTTGAGTAAATTTGTTTAAAAAAATAAAAAAAGGAGATTTGAATCTCCAACAAAATGTTATTTCTTTTTCCCTGCTATGATACCTCCCAAAACCATCAAGACAGCTAAAACCATCCCTAAAAGAGGTATTCCTGTATTTTGCATCGGTATTGTTGTTGCGTTGACATTGGAAACTGCATTGGCCTGCGTTAAAGGTTTTGAAACTTCTATAGTACAGTTAGCTTCGTTACCATCCAGTATTGGATCATACCCGAGAGATGTTACGCTAACTCTGTTAAGTAAAGATCCTGAACCTTTGACAGTTGACGTAATAGTCAATGTAGCAACTGTTCCACTAGGCAAATCACCAATAGTCCAAATTCCAGTTTCAGAATTATATGTACCTACAGAAGCCACATAAGAAACGAATTGCAGCCCAGAAGGCATGTATTCAGTCACTTTAGTGTTAAGTGCTGTATCTGGTCCATGGTTTTGCACAACAATGGTAAAATGCACCATATCTCCAATTGAAGCGTTGGTTTTATCTGCTTCTTTAGTTACTGAGAGATCTGCGATCTGCTGTGTAACA
Proteins encoded:
- a CDS encoding response regulator, with the protein product MNMTQINPITPLGKNILIVEDEYITSFELETKIQSWGYSVVGIATSGFEAIKMSEELHPDMIIMDIQLNGVENGIDVTKKIQNKIEIPFIYLTAHSSDTLMEQAQKTFPYAYITKPFDDMELKFAIELAFHKFELEKNLEFNKIYETIDNLMTGIFIANADGDILFENRFIKNIFSDESSRKKIETDRIMALQNEIKRKDLMDTLKKQGHIKNETLQIVQKDNTPIKVKMSVKLYNNKIYGIINPYSPD
- a CDS encoding Ig-like domain-containing protein; this translates as EYQIVDADGDISTATVTLTVNGVDDVPVAVDDHASTPENTPVTINVLDNDTDIEHDTLTVIAVTQPSDCTAVINQDGTVTYTPDDGYYGPDSFTYTISDGNGGTSTATVYITVTQQIADLSVTKEADKTNASIGDMVHFTIVVQNHGPDTALNTKVTEYMPSGLQFVSYVASVGTYNSETGIWTIGDLPSGTVATLTITSTVKGSGSLLNRVSVTSLGYDPILDGNEANCTIEVSKPLTQANAVSNVNATTIPMQNTGIPLLGMVLAVLMVLGGIIAGKKK
- a CDS encoding histidine kinase dimerization/phosphoacceptor domain -containing protein, whose amino-acid sequence is MNLRSSNSGDLPFISRKLWESIFSSLEVPMMILDEEHRIVRINKSMKNKIFLEGNLIGEKCYNIIHGTSKPLEFCPHIKTMENDEEYTEEVKFPDLNLWLLVSTNPIHDSEGDIIGSFHIAQDITKQKESEEKKESLLELKELLMKETHHRVKNNLVTLSGLLSLQAINTEDESAKEALLDSQNRANAMAIIHQKLYSYADFEKIDLNRYLRQLMDEILKTYSVSEVRYFLNVDHVSFDVDRALILGLIVNELVSNSLKYAFSDDEGVIFINLRENDDTYILEVLDNGKSIPENINLQNPDSFGLTIVNLLVNQLDGEIDVKIDEGTYFTVKFK